In a genomic window of Vigna angularis cultivar LongXiaoDou No.4 chromosome 6, ASM1680809v1, whole genome shotgun sequence:
- the LOC108342663 gene encoding uncharacterized protein LOC108342663 isoform X1, with amino-acid sequence MNRRQQKAFRFVIWILGLFLIAYIAGRPLYWHLYESINSTSSPCPPCQCDCSLQPLISLPEGLTNNSILDCMRHDQEVSEEMGKNFSDLLAEEVKEKEAEAEEKQRKADSMLLEAKKIASQYQKEADKCNSGMESCEQARERAETTLENQMKETALWELRARQRGWNKDASKKARARS; translated from the exons ATGAATAGGAGGCAGCAAAAAGCCTTCAGATTTGTGATATGGATTCTGGGACTCTTTCTCATCGCTTACATTGCAGGACGACCCTTGTATTGGCATCTCTATGAATCCATTAATTCCACCTCTTCTCCTTGTCCTCCTTGCCAATGTGATTGCTCTCTTCAACCCCTTATTTCTCTTCCAGAAg GATTGACCAACAATTCCATTTTAG ATTGCATGAGGCATGATCAAGAGGTGAGTGAAGAGATGGGGAAGAATTTTTCAGACCTTTTAGCAGAAGaagtaaaggaaaaagaagCTGAAGCTgaggaaaaacaaagaaaggCAGATTCAATGCTTTTAGAGGCTAAGAAAATAGCATCTCAGTACCAAAAGGAAGCTGACAAATGCAATTCAGGGATGGAGAGTTGTGAGCAGGCAAGGGAAAGAGCTGAGACAACACTTGAAAATCAGATGAAAGAAACTGCTCTGTGGGAGCTCAGAGCTCGCCAAAGAGGCTGGAACAAAGATGCTTCAAAGAAAGCTCGAGCACGTTCTTGA
- the LOC108342663 gene encoding uncharacterized protein LOC108342663 isoform X2 — protein sequence MNRRQQKAFRFVIWILGLFLIAYIAGRPLYWHLYESINSTSSPCPPCQCDCSLQPLISLPEDCMRHDQEVSEEMGKNFSDLLAEEVKEKEAEAEEKQRKADSMLLEAKKIASQYQKEADKCNSGMESCEQARERAETTLENQMKETALWELRARQRGWNKDASKKARARS from the exons ATGAATAGGAGGCAGCAAAAAGCCTTCAGATTTGTGATATGGATTCTGGGACTCTTTCTCATCGCTTACATTGCAGGACGACCCTTGTATTGGCATCTCTATGAATCCATTAATTCCACCTCTTCTCCTTGTCCTCCTTGCCAATGTGATTGCTCTCTTCAACCCCTTATTTCTCTTCCAGAAg ATTGCATGAGGCATGATCAAGAGGTGAGTGAAGAGATGGGGAAGAATTTTTCAGACCTTTTAGCAGAAGaagtaaaggaaaaagaagCTGAAGCTgaggaaaaacaaagaaaggCAGATTCAATGCTTTTAGAGGCTAAGAAAATAGCATCTCAGTACCAAAAGGAAGCTGACAAATGCAATTCAGGGATGGAGAGTTGTGAGCAGGCAAGGGAAAGAGCTGAGACAACACTTGAAAATCAGATGAAAGAAACTGCTCTGTGGGAGCTCAGAGCTCGCCAAAGAGGCTGGAACAAAGATGCTTCAAAGAAAGCTCGAGCACGTTCTTGA